In the genome of Yarrowia lipolytica chromosome 1B, complete sequence, the window TAACGGACATGGTGGTTGTAATAAAGCTGAAATTTCTGTGATCGTGATAGCTTTCAGTCACTATCTATCACAACCTGGGGTGGAATGCATATTTATACAGTAAGGTGGGTTAGAGTTTCGCGGGTAAATTATCTACAAGAGGATTTGACAGAGGGAAAGTTGTAAAAATGGCCTAACATTTCTGTTAGCCACACTAAAAGCTGTGCATAATGTCTCTCCTGATCAAATCAAGCCTATCGCATACCCCACACACTTTCTAGAAGCACTGTTGTGTGCCTAATGAGCAGCAGTTTACGAAAAACTGTAATAGAGGGTAGACCTGAGTCacattgaggaggacggCCCAGCTGAGGTCAGTAAAAGTGCTGAATGGTCCAAAATTTTGTTTAATCGTGCCTGACACACTTTCAACCCTCTGCAGATATCTCATATTGTTGAGAAACTGTCCCTGAAGCCTTTTTTAATGCCCCTTTTATTGCTATGTCATCATTTAAACGTTCACTATGGTTATGTACTTCGCACATGCGGCTGAAACGGCGCGGACAGAGTGGATTTCAGAAGACCCCAAGTAGGGCCAAGGGCCTATAAGGAACAAATAAATTATATTTTATTGTTCCTCTCAATATGAGAATCCGATTGGTTGCTTCAAATTAGTGATATCTCTACTGTCACTCATTATGTGACCCCCACTGTGACGGAGCGGACTTCTGAATAGTGTTATGCTTCACATCACTCATACCAGCGAGAGCTCCATGTGACATGGAGTTACTGTAGTACTGtaaagtacgagtagtggCCACTAAACTCGCATACATCGTATATAGATTGCTTCTGAACTCCTTTGAGCATATTCACATCCCCACTTAGCCTCATTTGTCTTGATTATCTCATCATCTCGTCAATTAGTTACAGAATCGCGCTCAATCACAATCCAGACATATGACCACAACTGGGCAGTCCCGTAGGTCTTCTGAAGCTGAAAACTGGCTTCAATTCAACATACAGTCGTAGATAGGTACAGGCATGAAATCTCACTAAAAAGACCTTATAATATCCATCACATGACTAAAACCTCAACACACAATCGATAAAGGTTTCTTGGGCTGCACGATAAGACAATCAGCCACGATAAGAAATTATAACCGCTAGAATAAATTAGTCACAAATATGGCTTACTACGATGTGTGGTTCATGTTTGCAACTCCAGCCACAATAGGACCTGTCAGAAGCGGGTATTATATATCTTGTGTGTAAGACAGGTGCAGTATGGAAAGAGTTGGAGTGAGTTGTGCAGTATGGTCAGTGAAAGAAGATAAATAGTATGGGAGtaacatactgtagtgtagACCTTTGTAATAGTATCTGAACATGTGTGAGTTGGTTGAAGCTCTTGCAACCCTGCGACATACCTTAcctttttttgtgttgttgtAAATCATTTATTTCCTCTAGCCTCCGGTTTAATATAAAATCCAACTAGGAAGGTACAATAGTTAGACTTCCTGCTTAGATTTTCTCAAGTAATCTTAGCATACATTACGGGAAGGAGATATATTAAAACGGAATGGAATGGTGTTAAACATTTAGTAAAAGGGACATTGAAACCATTTGTTGTCTATAATTGATGAAGTCTTTTCACTCAACACTActttcacgtgacactACGTGAGGttgagtatgtactcaaTGTTCCTGTTCAGtgtcctacttgtagtgtgaGGAAGTGCCATACTCAACCTCACTCATGGAAAATTACACACACTCAGAAATTTCCCATAATCATTTTGGAGTGCCAAAATCAACTGCAATAGATATTATTTAAACCCAGACACCACTTTCTCCTTGATATTACCTCGTTATTGCAGCTGTGGGATGACTTGtactcctcttcctcccaCTCTTTCCAATTTCCTACAGCTACACTTTCCGTACCTCTCGAAATGCCCTGAAACATAGCTGGTATATAACATGCGTGGTGACCGCTACAATCCAACAATGATTGttctacttcttcttctctctgtcgCGTTAAGTAGTCCAATTATGTTGGACCGGTTTGGCGATAGTGTGAACCGCATGATACGAGGCAACAGTGAGGCGTATGAGAGCGGCGAGACACGCGGGGTGTCCCAGGAGTTTGAACAGCGGCTCGTGCGGTACATGTGGTTCAACAATGTGGCTCCATGTGTCCCCAAGAAACTTCAGCATCCATTCAAGTGCATAGCTAGAGGCTGCAAAGAGCTGGGGAAACATACAGAGTTGGTCGACATTTTCACTCATTCAGACAACTTGTTTGATCGCACAATTTCAGGATTTGTGGCTTTGGATcacaagcacaaggagATTGTTCTGGCGTTGAGAGGCACTCAGGATGCCCACGACTGGGTGACAGACCTGCATCTGAGGCTAGTGGGGCTTCATCCCGAGCATCTGGGTGTATCAAACTTCAACTGTCGCAACTGCCAGGTAGACCTGGGCTTTCTCAAGGGATATTTGCATTCGTTCCATGTTGTTGACAGTATTGTTCAGCGTCTGACTGAAAAATACCCCGACTACCAACTGGTGATTACGGGCCATTCACTTGGAGGCACTGCAGCTACGCTCTTTGGACTCAACTACCGACTCAACGGCTATTCTCCCCTAGTTTTTTCGGCTGGAGCTCCGGCACTGGGAAACAAGCAGTTTGCCAACTTTGCCGACCGAGTCTTCTGGGGATCGCAGAACCCCAACACtctcaaggtcaaggagagAGATATCAAGTTCTGTCGCATGACCCATCTGGGTGACTTTGTGCCTCGGTTTCCCTTCTGGAACGGGTACCAGCAAATGTCTGGAGAGGTATTTATCAACGACGTGCGAGGTATATATCCACCCAGGGAGACACTCCAGCGATGCAACGGGCAACAGAATAGACAGTGCTCGTTCGGAGACCAGTACCGCAAGCTGGAAATGAACTTCAAGCCCCACTCGGCGTACTTGGTGCCTGGAAGCGAGTGTTCGCTCAGTGGTAGGAGAGAGTTGACATTCGGACAAGTTCATGCAGCGAATGACACAAACAAGGactcagacacaaacatTGAGCCTGACATTGAACCAATCTTGATACCTGTCGTGCAAATAGACTAACGGGACATCCCAACCACAGAATGGATACAACTGAcgtgtacatactcattATACAGTGGCATTTGTGAACGCACACAATCTGAAACCTGAAGACGACTGCAGTTAAACGCAGATGATTTTGTGTAACAGTCCAATGGAAGAAGGGTATTTGAAAAACTTTTATCTCGATCGTGCCTTCAGCAACCAAAGCCCCCAAAGACGAGTATCTACACACCTCGTGTAAGATAACCTTAATTTTTAGCGATGTTCAAATTAAACCTGACCAATGTCCACCATGAAATATtagaagagagagagagagagagagagagagagagagagagagggaggCACTACTACTTGGTTGGTAGCAAAAAGGAGGTTGCTCTAGGTATTAATTTAGGTGGATCATAATGGAATGGGAATGCTCCGTACAAATGCTCCTCATTTACTATCAACATTAGATTGAGGAACGTCTGTTTGCCTAACGAATTGGTGGAAGGATACACTCAGACGCTGTCTTCGTATGACCTCCTTATGTTCCCAAACTCAATCTCCACAGCTGAGTAACTCCCCCTTCTCATACTCCCAATGGCTGATTTGTGCCCTAACCCAGagtctgtttgtggtgttGGGAGAGGTAAAAACGGGCCACTGTTGGAGAGGCGAATTGGGGGGTTCTTCAAACCTGTCCGGTATTGTAGCAATTGGCAATATGGCAGTCGAAATAAaccagtcacgtgattttgAACACTTTCCCATTTTTAAAATTAAATTTTCCCCCCCCGAAACGCACACTAGGTATTTCCCATCTCAGCCAATCAAAAGCGACCCAAATCCCAAGCCAATAGCATTGCAACTTTTCGCCTGCACCTGTGTAAAAGCCAGCTTGCTTGACCACACAACATCTCCACCCTACAACTAAAGATGCTCAGGACCACGCTACACAAACGGGGTCTGGCCCGACTCAGCCGAGGCTTTGCTACCACCCAGGACGCCACCCCCAAGGCCCGTCAGTACGGTGGATTGAAGGACCAGGACCGTATCTTCCAGAACCTGTACGACAACTACGGCTGGGATTTGGCTTCTGCTCGAAAGCAGGGAGATTGGtacaagaccaaggagttGATTCTCAAGGGTGACACGTGGATCatcgacgagatcaagaagaGTGGTCTgcgaggccgaggaggtgcCGGATTTCCCTCCGGTCTCAAGTGGTCCTTCATGAACCCTCCTGGATGGGAGAAGAACGAGGGTCCCCGATATCTGGTTGTCAACGCCGATGAGGGAGAGCCCGGAACCTGCAAGGACCGAGAAATTATGCGAAAGGATCCCCACAAGCTCGTCGAGGGCTGTCTGCTGGCCGGCCGAGCCATGAACGCCACCGCAGCCTACATCTACATTCGAGGCGAGTTCTACAACGAGGCCGCCGTGCTGCAGACCGCCATCAACGAGGCTTACGCCGCCGGTCTCATCGGTAAGGACGCCTGTGGCTCCGGCTACGATTTTGACGTGTACATCCACCGTGGAATGGGTGCCTACGTCTGCGGAGAGGAGACCTCTCTGatcgagtctctggagggCAAGGCTGGTAAGCCCCGTCTCAAGCCCCCGTTCCCTGCCGGTGTCGGTCTGTTCGGCCGACCCTCCACCGTCACTAACGTCGAGACCGTGGCCGTGGCTCCTACCATTCTgcgacgaggaggagactggTTTGCCTCCTTTGGCCGAGAGCGAAACTCCGGAACCAAGCTTTTCTGTATCTCCGGAAACGTCAACGAACCCTGCACagtcgaggaggagatgtcCATCCCTCTGCGagagcttctggagaagcaCTGCGGCGGAATCAAGGGTGGCTGGGACAACTTACTGGGTGTGATTCCCGGTGGATGCTCCGTCCCCATTCTCCCCAAGAACATTTGTGAGGACGTTCTGATGGACTTTGACGCCCTCAAGGACGTGCAGTCCGGTCTGGGAACCGCTGCTGTCATTGTCATCAACAAGCAGCAGGATGTCATTCGAGCCATCCAGCGTTTCGCAGCCTTCTACAAGCACGAGTCGTGTGGTCAGTGCACCCCCTGCCGAGAGGGAACTACCTGgctgctcaaggccatggACCGATTCCGAACCGGccaggccaaggagcgGGAGATTGACATGCTGTACGAGCTGACTAAGGACATTGAGGGCCACACCATTTGCGCTCTCGGTGATGCCGCCGCATGGCCTATCCAGGGTCTCATTCGAAACTTCCGACCGGAAATGGAGACTCGAATGAAGAAGTTCCACGACGAGGTTGGTGCTGTTTCTGTCGGTGGCTGGATGAAGGACGCACGAGTGGAGAAGGGTAAGGTTGTTGGAGCCCCTCTTCCCGGCGTTCATCATTAGGGAGAGTATTTAAAAGAATAGATAATTGCAAAGACATGTTGAGGGTGCATGCGAAGTTCATATGGGAAATGGGTGGCATGGTGAGAGTTGTTCGATGACAATACCTTTGCGCACTGGAGCACAGACAGAACTGCGTACACAGTATCTAACACATTTCGATGATATAATAATAAAAGGACTGATCATTGGGGCATGTATGGTTTTGAGTGTGGACTATTTTACACGCTTGAGAACTCGGAGGATATTCTGTATACGCATTATACTTTCTTTGAAGCATGgacacagtatgtatgtacatagacccgagtatgtacagacACAAATCAAAGCAGGGAATGCAATAACGTCCTGATTCATAATAGGGTGTCTGTATATACGCTGGATGTGGGAGACACTGTGATGAGAATCTCACATGTCAAAAGTCTTCATTTGCTGTGACTGCAGTTATTCTGGATTCGTACTCTACAATGTACATTTTGGCGTGGAATTGTGGTCGTGGTGTCTCATTCTGGCATATAGGTCATTACCATCGTCATTATTTACACACTGAGTCTATAGCTGTGATGTTCTGCGTTTGGAATACAACCGGATGACTACAGAGCCGAGCCCCGATACCTATATTCCAGATTTTGCGAAACCCTTAGTTCATATAAGCCAACTGAGTCAGCTCCTCGATAtcgtccacctccttgaggcACTCCTCGGTCAACACAGAGTAGCCCTTATCGGTAATGGCCACATTGTCCTCAATTCGAATACCGATACCCTGGAAGTGCTTGGGGTACTTGTCATCATAAGGCACGTACACACCAGGCTCAATGGTGATGACGTTACCAACCTGCAGGTTGGCTCGTCGGTTGCTCTTGCCCACATCGTGCAGATCAATGCCCAGATGGTGGCCAATGTAGTGGGGGTACAGGGTCTGTGTCTGGTTGAGAGTGATGCCGTTGAATCCAACATTCTGCAGGTTCTTGTGCAGCTTTCGCACAGAAATCTCGTGGATATCATTGATGGACTTGTCAGTGCTGCATTCCTTGATACACTGCTTCTGGACATCAAGAACAGCCTCGTACAGGTCTCTCTGGGCCTCGGTGAACTTACCCTCGCTATCCTTTCCAACAGGCCATGTTCGAGAGATGTCAGCGCAATAGCCTCCAAACTGTCCTCCGgcatcaacaagaacaagatcATTGGTTCCAAACTTGTCGTCATTGCGGGTGTAGTGAATCGACAGAGCGttagctcctccagcgaTGACAGGAACGTAGGCAGGCTTGTCGCATCCACCCAGTAGGAAAAGTGACTCCAGATACACCTGCAGCTCCTTTTCAGTGGCAAATGGGTTGGCGTAGGCGGCATTGTAAGCATTGGCACTAACGGAACCCGCTGCTCGCATGACTgcaatctccttgggcGACTTGACAGCTCGAAGCTTGGTCATGATGGGGGACAGGGGGGACACGAGCTTCTGGGTGAGCATTCGGGTCAATGGGGTCTCCACTGTCTCTGTGAAAATAGAAGCCACGTTCTTAACATCTGGCGAGTCGTGGAATACAGTATCGTTTCGCTccacaatcttcttgaactGCATcaggttgttgttggagtaTGCTTCGTCGGCGTTGAAAAAATCCTTGGCACCCTTTTCGCCGGTGCGAGCACCACCCCATAGTTCGGCCTGGGGGTCCTTGGGAGGTACAAACATGTGAAAGACAACATCGTCAGGCTTGGAGCCGGTCTTCTCAATGATCAGAGCAGACTCGGGCTCCAGAAAGCCAGAAAGATAGAAGAAATCCGGGTTCTGGTGGAAATCGTAGAAAACGGGACCAGATCGGTACTTCGTGGTGGCTCCCATGACCACAGCACACGACTTGACAGGCATAGCATCAGCCACTCGAAGACGTCGTTCAAAGTACTCCAGAGCAGGAATACCGGGAGTAATGTCTCCGTTTTTGATCAGGTGAGGCCGAGTTTCAAACAGGGGCTGTCCGGTGGCCAGAGTTGACCGGGAGCGCACGCCCTGGAGCCGGTTGAGGTGTTTCAGTGCCCGAATCatgctgtggttgtggaaAGGTACCTTAGAGACTATTAAATTAGTTAGTTGCATATTGATCTGATTTGTCACTCAACCTTGTGGCGTGACGTAATGGTGCGTGGGTGTGTGGGTTCGAGTCTCGAGTGTGAATTCTGAATGCGAAGCACAAAGAGTGAAGTACGAGTAACCACAATTGAGAGTAATCATTATCAGGGGGGGAAAATATTCCACTAGTTATATTGGTTCTATCAGTGCCTCTATGCATACCAGTTAAATATCTGTTAATTATGTACTCCACCTCTTGTCTTCTTATTTATCCTTGGGGAGAATGTTCTCCTTggggccagcagcaacgaTTTGGTAGGGGTTCTGCTTCAGGTGAGAAATCATGTAATGCTTCTTGATGTGCTCAAAGTTGGTGGTGTCCTTGAAGGCAGGAATGTCCCAGTACAGGTCTCTCAGCCATCGGTGAATGTTGGGGTAGTCGTGTCGGATCATGCCCAGGTTGCACTTGAAGTGCATCACATAGACGGGGTCGAATCGCACAATGGTGGTGAAGAGCCGGATGTCAGCCTCTGTCAGGGTGTCTCCAACCAGGTACTTGTGCTCGCCAAGAATCTTCTCTACTCGGTCCAGCGACTTGAACAGCTGGTACACGTTCTGGTCGTATGCCTCCTGAGTAGTAGCAAAGCCAGACTTGTAGACACCGTTGTTAATGTCGTTGTAGATCCACTCATTAACAGCGTCAATCTCGGGTCGCAGCTTCTCAGGGTAGTAATCAACGTGGTATTTTTCAGGGATGAGAGAGTCCATTTCGGTGAAGAGGAACCGGATGATCTCAGCAGACTCGTTGCTGACAATCTTGCCCTGCTTCTTGTCAAACAGAAGAGGCACGGTGAATCGGCCATCGTACTCGGGGTTTACCTTGAAGTAAATTTCTCGGATTCGCTCCGCATTGTTGACAGTGTCCGGAGTGCAACCAGGCACCTCGGGGTTGAACTTCCACCCATCTTCGTCCATGTACCAGTCCACAACATTGAGAGTGATCAGGtcctccagacccttgagCTTTCGGGTGATCAGCACTCTGTGGGCCCAGGGACAGGCTAAGGAGACATACAGGTGGTATCGATCCTTGTCAGGAGGGAACTCGGCGCCGGGCTTGGAGGAAATGGCGTTTCTGAACTGAGAGACCTGACGTCGGTAGTGGCCATCCTTGTTGGCGAAACCAAGACCCTTGGTCTTTTCGGCGGGCTGTGTTTCGGTGCTCATGTTGCGTGTGATGATCAGGCGAGAGGTGGTTAGATGGGAACTCGTCTGTTGAATACGTCGTAGTGTAGTGCGGAGGAACATGTGTTTGGTTGGGATCTtaaatacttgtaggggCAGCAGCCTTTAAGTTGACCTTAGTGTTGCTTTGAATCTGAATAACCTTTTAGTCATGGTGGGGAGATGCACGAattgaggaagaggaagggGGGTCTTTAATGACAAACCAATCAATGTATCGATTCTATTTCACAATCCTACCATAGAGAATCAAATGGAGTCTGACTCGTACGTTTAAGATAGGTCCATTACTAACAAGCTCAGTTAGACTTCTGTCTGGTTTGATGCAGGAACTCTATCGAGACGCTAAATAGGATTTTAGTCATTGGTGACTGAAATAAGAGGGGGTCGTCTAGAATACGCAATTGATCTTAGAGAGGACGGGGGAAAAAACATCGGTGAGTAAATCGGCCTATCCCTAATGtatttaaaaaaaatctaGTTTGTTCCCCTTCTCTAGCGAAATCTATATGCTCCACCTTTTCCTTGCTATAACTTAGACGCCCCACTTTATGCACGACGAAATGCAGCCGTTGGCATGGAACGTTGTGGTACATGTGAGATTACTAACGAGGAGCAAGCATGCGGAAGTAAAAGTGCAGGCCGGAGCTATAATGGAGACGTGTGGTTTCGTGCTTGTCAGCGATTATTGTGGAACCAAGAACTGAGGGGATGTAGACACGACGTGAATATTCAGCTCTAATGACGTCTGGTGGATATATCTGGTTATAGTCATGTGagactgcttctgcttTTCTACAGCGGGGGAGGGAAATAGCAATAAGACCACCAGCACAATATACATGCCgactgtactgtacgttGCCATCAAATGGtatggtacttgtattggCACTGGTCTCGTTATCATCTTTTCATAGTCACTAGTACTTCCAGCCTGCATCGTACCGTTTAAGGATATACTAATTGGGCTCTTCCTGTCTTAGACCCGATCTGTATGTAAATAAACAGAAGTACAGCTGCAGTATGCTCATAGATTAACTAATGAAATCGTGAAGATCTTAACTGAGTGCCTATCATCCTCCAAGGTCATGATCAACAACCTGTGTCTTCGGTTCTGTCCGAAACATATATTCTCATTGATCCCCATACCATCATGTCGTATTATCAATACTATATACTGTCAGCGATATTGTTTGAAAGATGAGCTAAACTCGTCAGCGttgtctacaagtagtcgtAGGCTCTTCGTTCTTCAATCTCGCCTTCTATTGTTTGCTCACTTCaagagctcctcctgctctcCCTTAGAGTAGCCCAGAATGTAAAGAACATCTCTTAATGATCCCGAGTTGAGTCTGCTAGGGGCCTTCTCCTGGACCACAGGCTTGGCATTCCAGGCAATACCAAAGCCAGCAACACCCATCATGGGCAGATCGTTAGCACCGTCTCCAACAGCACACACCTGGTCGAGCTCAATGTTGTTTTCGGCTGCAATTCGCTGTAGCAactcggccttcttgtctccGTTGACAATCTCTCCATAGGTCTTTCCAGTGAGTTTTCcgtcctcatcctcaaGGTTGTTAGCATGGGCGTAATCAAGTCCCAGTTCTCCAGCCACATACTTGGCCAGGGGAGTGAAACCTCCAGACAGCACAGCCATCTTAACACCAGTGTTTCCAAGGACCTTGCACAGTTCCTTGACTCCGTTGGTGAACACCAGCTgggtcttgagctcgtcaaACAGAGATGTAGACTCAATTCCCTTCAGAAGAGCGACTCGCTCTGCCAGAGAGGCGTTAAAATCAAGCTCGCCGTTCATGGCTCGCTCGGTAATCTCAGCAACCTGGGCCTCAACGTTGGCTCGAGCGGCAATCAGCTCAATCACCTCCTGCTCGATCAGAGTGGAGTCCATGTCGAAGATgaacagcttcttgagTCGGTTCTCGGTGGGTTGAACAATGATGTCAACACCAGAACCGGTAGAAAGGTCGAACAGATCAATCTTCAGCTCGGCAAGAGCTCCGATGGGGATCTCAACGGAGTAGTCGAGGACCCGGCTACCATCAAGCTGGATCTCGAACTGAGAAACAACAGAGAGCTTGGCGAAGATCTCCTGGACGGAGGCAATGAACTCCGCGGGAATGTCGCTCTTTCCAATGAGAGTAATCACGTAGCTGAGGTTGGTCATGGTGAACTAGTGTTGTGGTTATATTTGAGTCCAGATAGACATGATTCACGACTCTGCATGGTAGAAGTTTTGAATAGAGTTTGGCGAGGTGGTTGTATTTGAGAAGAATATAGGTCAGGTAGTTTGACTGATAGCGAACCCCAAGTTTGACAAAAACAGTAGATTGGTACCATCCGTTCATTTCCACAAATTGTCTGTTTAGGTTTGGGGTAAGTATTTCACCTCCTACAATGTGTAGTAAGGCTGACATCATCTGAACCCGTTTTTCACTCCAGACAACGCTGGGATGAATGTCCAGCGTGCACCCGTGCGCCCTCCTGCAGCCAATCTAAATGGAGATCTCAACATCGTGTGTAACCACAAGAACAGGCTGGAGCGGAAGTTATGATTTAATGTACCTGTCGGTATATTATATGCTGTTCGTAAAGAGGGGTTTGAATGATGTAAATATATCAGATGCTCGCCTAACAATATTTTGAGTTTTGTACGATATGGAGTGCACCAGGGGCACAGCATGTACTTCAACTGCCCTTAAAACTACGGTAGTGAGTGACGAGCTATGCAAGACAGATACAACTTTCTGGACTTCGCTGGGCAACTCCGTTTGTCCTCCCTTTTGAATACCTTGAGTTATATTTCCACGCATATTCGACATCAACCGATTTAGCCATAAACCACCCATTTGTCTATCATACTGAAAGATTACAGATAAAAGCACATCGTAAAACACAAgttgtacaatacaagtacgaaaCGAAATGAACACTGTCTGATAAAGTCAACGCAGCTGAAGTCTGGATCACCATTACACGGGTCCACACACTTGTACCTTCCAGAGAGCTCTACCGTCGCCAAATGTTCAACCTATATGTCTACAGGATTCGTTTCTAGCCTGATAATATAAAATTTCGAGTAGCTAAAAAGATCGCCAGATTCTTCAGATCAAAATGATATACTGAACATTACACTTTTATAGCTTCACCATTAACAATATATCCACGATCAAACTTGGCTCAATCCAACACTACGCTTCATAATTTCTGCTGCCTGCCTCCTCCCAATGTTTTCGAAAGGTATGCTGGTACCGAATTTTGCTGCTTATATAATCTCTAAAGATGCACTTTATTCAAGCATCAATAATCTTCATAATTGAGCTACCAAAAAGTGAATCAAATCAGAAGCTCATTGTGAGTGGATCAAGCTAAAAATAATACAGAAATTATCATTTATACATCCCTAAAAGCGCGGCTCACCAGTCCATCCACATCACAGTAATAAAGTTAACCTCTGTTCAACATGCACTGCTTTCCTTTTCTCCTTTTCTgtatcaccaccaacaccaacacaagATGATTCCCGAAAACGAGCAGCCGCAACTAAAGCAATGGGCTT includes:
- a CDS encoding uncharacterized protein (Compare to YALI0B20416g, similar to uniprot|O94524 Schizosaccharomyces pombe Protein with glutathione S transferase domain), yielding MFLRTTLRRIQQTSSHLTTSRLIITRNMSTETQPAEKTKGLGFANKDGHYRRQVSQFRNAISSKPGAEFPPDKDRYHLYVSLACPWAHRVLITRKLKGLEDLITLNVVDWYMDEDGWKFNPEVPGCTPDTVNNAERIREIYFKVNPEYDGRFTVPLLFDKKQGKIVSNESAEIIRFLFTEMDSLIPEKYHVDYYPEKLRPEIDAVNEWIYNDINNGVYKSGFATTQEAYDQNVYQLFKSLDRVEKILGEHKYLVGDTLTEADIRLFTTIVRFDPVYVMHFKCNLGMIRHDYPNIHRWLRDLYWDIPAFKDTTNFEHIKKHYMISHLKQNPYQIVAAGPKENILPKDK
- a CDS encoding uncharacterized protein (Compare to YALI0B20438g, similar to Saccharomyces cerevisiae SER2 (YGR208W); ancestral locus Anc_5.125, similar to uniprot|P42941 Saccharomyces cerevisiae YGR208W Phosphoserine phosphatase (EC 3.1.3.3)) produces the protein MTNLSYVITLIGKSDIPAEFIASVQEIFAKLSVVSQFEIQLDGSRVLDYSVEIPIGALAELKIDLFDLSTGSGVDIIVQPTENRLKKLFIFDMDSTLIEQEVIELIAARANVEAQVAEITERAMNGELDFNASLAERVALLKGIESTSLFDELKTQLVFTNGVKELCKVLGNTGVKMAVLSGGFTPLAKYVAGELGLDYAHANNLEDEDGKLTGKTYGEIVNGDKKAELLQRIAAENNIELDQVCAVGDGANDLPMMGVAGFGIAWNAKPVVQEKAPSRLNSGSLRDVLYILGYSKGEQEELLK
- a CDS encoding uncharacterized protein (Compare to YALI0B20350g, weakly similar to uniprot|Q9P8F7 Yarrowia lipolytica Triacylglycerol lipase precursor (EC 3.1.1.3)), encoding MIVLLLLLSVALSSPIMLDRFGDSVNRMIRGNSEAYESGETRGVSQEFEQRLVRYMWFNNVAPCVPKKLQHPFKCIARGCKELGKHTELVDIFTHSDNLFDRTISGFVALDHKHKEIVLALRGTQDAHDWVTDLHLRLVGLHPEHLGVSNFNCRNCQVDLGFLKGYLHSFHVVDSIVQRLTEKYPDYQLVITGHSLGGTAATLFGLNYRLNGYSPLVFSAGAPALGNKQFANFADRVFWGSQNPNTLKVKERDIKFCRMTHLGDFVPRFPFWNGYQQMSGEVFINDVRGIYPPRETLQRCNGQQNRQCSFGDQYRKLEMNFKPHSAYLVPGSECSLSGRRELTFGQVHAANDTNKDSDTNIEPDIEPILIPVVQID
- a CDS encoding uncharacterized protein (Compare to YALI0B20372g, uniprot|Q9UVT9 Yarrowia lipolytica NADH:ubiquinone oxidoreductase 51 kDa subunit nucleotide-binding subunit of NADH:ubiquinone oxidoreductase), encoding MLRTTLHKRGLARLSRGFATTQDATPKARQYGGLKDQDRIFQNLYDNYGWDLASARKQGDWYKTKELILKGDTWIIDEIKKSGLRGRGGAGFPSGLKWSFMNPPGWEKNEGPRYLVVNADEGEPGTCKDREIMRKDPHKLVEGCLLAGRAMNATAAYIYIRGEFYNEAAVLQTAINEAYAAGLIGKDACGSGYDFDVYIHRGMGAYVCGEETSLIESLEGKAGKPRLKPPFPAGVGLFGRPSTVTNVETVAVAPTILRRGGDWFASFGRERNSGTKLFCISGNVNEPCTVEEEMSIPLRELLEKHCGGIKGGWDNLLGVIPGGCSVPILPKNICEDVLMDFDALKDVQSGLGTAAVIVINKQQDVIRAIQRFAAFYKHESCGQCTPCREGTTWLLKAMDRFRTGQAKEREIDMLYELTKDIEGHTICALGDAAAWPIQGLIRNFRPEMETRMKKFHDEVGAVSVGGWMKDARVEKGKVVGAPLPGVHH
- a CDS encoding uncharacterized protein (Compare to YALI0B20394g, similar to Saccharomyces cerevisiae YER078C; ancestral locus Anc_7.268, similar to uniprot|P40051 Saccharomyces cerevisiae YER078c similarity to E.coli X-Pro aminopeptidase II P2. 410.f2.1), translating into MQLTNLIVSKVPFHNHSMIRALKHLNRLQGVRSRSTLATGQPLFETRPHLIKNGDITPGIPALEYFERRLRVADAMPVKSCAVVMGATTKYRSGPVFYDFHQNPDFFYLSGFLEPESALIIEKTGSKPDDVVFHMFVPPKDPQAELWGGARTGEKGAKDFFNADEAYSNNNLMQFKKIVERNDTVFHDSPDVKNVASIFTETVETPLTRMLTQKLVSPLSPIMTKLRAVKSPKEIAVMRAAGSVSANAYNAAYANPFATEKELQVYLESLFLLGGCDKPAYVPVIAGGANALSIHYTRNDDKFGTNDLVLVDAGGQFGGYCADISRTWPVGKDSEGKFTEAQRDLYEAVLDVQKQCIKECSTDKSINDIHEISVRKLHKNLQNVGFNGITLNQTQTLYPHYIGHHLGIDLHDVGKSNRRANLQVGNVITIEPGVYVPYDDKYPKHFQGIGIRIEDNVAITDKGYSVLTEECLKEVDDIEELTQLAYMN